In one window of Caballeronia sp. TF1N1 DNA:
- a CDS encoding MFS transporter gives MYDSPSLPASIATDDADSIFRRVALRFMPLLFVSYVVAYLDRVNVGFAKLQMLNSLHLSEAVYGLGAGLFFVGYFFFEVPSNLLLHRIGARRWIARIMITWAALSMATAWVSTPMQFYAVRFLLGVAEAGFFPGMVLYLTYWFPSHRRGKMIALLMAGNPVSGLIGGPASGWIMHSMSGVGGFEGWQWLFIIEAVPSIVLGFVILKHLDDRVADATWLSEPEKRVILDEIAADTATQTHGSVRAVFTSARVYLMCLILFGIVMGSYAIGFWQPTILRSTGIEDAFIIGVLTMIPYSVALVAMILTGKHADRTRERRWHVALPALIAGAGFVLCALFGASSAISVAGLTLATAGVITALPMFWALPTAFLGGTGAAAGIALINCTGNLAGFVSPAVIGWLKSITHSLSSGLFVVAASLALSALLIFVFVPAKLVNK, from the coding sequence TTGTACGACAGCCCTTCACTTCCCGCATCGATAGCAACCGACGACGCCGACTCCATCTTTCGCCGCGTTGCGCTGCGCTTCATGCCGCTCTTGTTCGTCAGCTACGTGGTCGCTTATCTGGATCGCGTCAACGTCGGCTTCGCCAAGCTGCAGATGCTGAACTCGTTGCATCTGAGCGAAGCCGTGTACGGCCTCGGTGCGGGGTTGTTCTTCGTTGGCTACTTTTTTTTCGAGGTACCGAGCAACCTTCTGCTGCATCGCATCGGCGCGCGGCGCTGGATCGCGCGGATCATGATTACCTGGGCCGCGTTATCGATGGCCACTGCTTGGGTCTCCACGCCCATGCAGTTCTACGCCGTGCGGTTTCTGCTCGGTGTTGCGGAAGCGGGCTTCTTTCCGGGCATGGTGCTGTATCTGACGTACTGGTTCCCGTCGCATCGGCGCGGCAAGATGATTGCGCTCCTGATGGCGGGCAATCCGGTGTCGGGGCTTATCGGCGGACCGGCGTCCGGCTGGATCATGCATTCGATGAGCGGCGTGGGTGGCTTCGAGGGTTGGCAGTGGCTCTTCATCATCGAAGCGGTGCCGTCCATCGTGCTCGGCTTCGTGATCCTGAAGCATCTCGATGACCGCGTCGCCGACGCCACCTGGCTCTCCGAACCCGAAAAGCGCGTGATCCTCGATGAAATCGCCGCCGATACCGCCACGCAAACGCACGGCTCGGTGCGCGCGGTGTTCACGTCGGCGCGCGTGTATTTAATGTGTCTGATCCTCTTCGGCATTGTCATGGGTTCGTACGCAATCGGCTTCTGGCAGCCGACCATCCTGCGTTCGACGGGTATAGAAGACGCGTTCATCATCGGCGTTCTGACGATGATTCCGTACTCCGTTGCCCTCGTCGCGATGATCCTCACCGGCAAGCACGCCGACCGCACACGCGAGCGGCGCTGGCACGTCGCGCTGCCCGCGCTCATTGCCGGAGCGGGCTTCGTGCTGTGCGCGCTCTTCGGCGCGTCATCGGCGATCTCGGTGGCCGGCCTCACACTCGCGACTGCGGGCGTCATCACCGCGCTGCCGATGTTCTGGGCGCTGCCGACGGCGTTTCTCGGCGGCACGGGCGCGGCGGCGGGCATCGCGCTCATCAACTGCACGGGCAATCTTGCCGGATTCGTAAGCCCGGCCGTGATCGGCTGGCTCAAATCGATCACGCATTCGCTTTCGTCGGGACTGTTCGTGGTTGCGGCTTCGCTTGCGTTGTCCGCGTTGCTGATCTTCGTCTTCGTGCCGGCGAAGCTCGTCAACAAGTAA
- a CDS encoding 2-hydroxyacid dehydrogenase, whose translation MTANDTNVPPVLRIGEFPAIAEALLKERLALHTLAEIGADDALRARIGAIVTRSNYDIDIALIERLPALRIIATSGVGFDRIPVEFARERGIVVTNTPDLLNAAVAELTIGLVLAMLRQLPRADRFVREGAWSNGVLPLGSNLAGKRVGIVGMGRVGKEIARRLAPFHVEIAYFGRTRQALPFEWFEMPIQLARWSDILIASCPGGSATRHLIDATVLDALGSKGILVNIARGSVVDEAALIAALERQALAGAALDVFDHEPLNDSPLRQLDNVVLSPHIGSATHETRLAMAKLTADNVVSFFTTGRALTPVHIE comes from the coding sequence ATGACCGCCAACGACACGAATGTGCCACCCGTTTTGCGGATAGGCGAGTTTCCTGCCATTGCCGAAGCCTTGCTGAAAGAGCGCCTCGCTCTGCATACGCTCGCCGAGATCGGCGCTGATGACGCGCTCCGCGCGCGCATCGGCGCTATCGTCACACGGTCCAACTACGACATCGACATCGCGCTCATCGAACGATTACCCGCGCTGCGCATCATTGCGACGAGCGGCGTCGGCTTCGACCGCATTCCGGTCGAGTTTGCGCGCGAACGCGGCATCGTCGTGACCAACACGCCCGATCTGCTTAACGCGGCCGTCGCCGAACTGACGATAGGACTCGTGCTCGCGATGCTAAGGCAACTGCCGCGCGCCGACCGCTTCGTACGCGAAGGCGCGTGGTCGAACGGCGTACTGCCGCTCGGCTCGAACCTGGCGGGCAAGCGCGTCGGGATCGTCGGCATGGGGCGCGTCGGCAAAGAGATCGCGCGAAGACTCGCGCCATTCCATGTCGAGATCGCGTACTTCGGGCGCACGCGTCAGGCGCTGCCGTTCGAATGGTTCGAGATGCCCATTCAGCTTGCGCGCTGGTCGGACATTCTGATCGCGAGTTGTCCAGGCGGCAGCGCGACGCGTCATCTGATCGATGCTACCGTGCTCGACGCGCTTGGGTCCAAGGGCATACTCGTGAACATTGCGCGCGGTTCTGTCGTGGATGAAGCGGCGCTGATTGCAGCGCTGGAACGCCAGGCGCTCGCGGGCGCCGCGCTCGATGTCTTCGATCACGAACCGCTCAACGATTCGCCTTTGCGACAGTTGGACAATGTCGTGCTGAGCCCGCATATCGGCAGCGCGACGCATGAGACGCGGCTTGCAATGGCCAAACTCACCGCCGACAACGTCGTCTCGTTCTTCACGACAGGACGGGCATTGACGCCTGTCCATATCGAATGA